The window TTTTCTGTTGCGCTTGCCGTATGGACCGGAAACTGATCCGGCAAAGACCTTCAACTATCAGGAAGATGTGGCCGGTAGTACTGACGACTTTGCTTGGGGCAACACCGCCTTTGCCTTGGCCGCTCGACTGACCGACAGCTTTGCCAAATATCGCTGGTGTACGAATATCATTGGTCCTCAGGGCGGTGGAGCGGTTGAAGATTTACCCCTGTACCAGTTTGAGGCCATGGGCGCCATTCAGACGAAGATTCCTACAGAAGTGCTTATTTCCGAACGGCGGGAATTCGAACTGGCCGAAGAAGGGTTTGTCGCTCTCACCATGCGCAAAGGCAGTGACAATGCCGCTTTCTTCTCTGCCAACTCCTGTCAGAAGCCGAAATTCTTTGGTACATCCAAGGAAGGCAAGGACGCGGAACTCAATTACAAGCTGTCCACACAATTGCCGTATATGATGATCGTCAACCGGCTGGCCCATTACATCAAGGTCATTCAGCGCGAAAATATCGGCACTTGGAAAGAACGACAAGATCTTGAATCTGAACTGAATAAATGGATCAGCCAATACGTTACGGAAATGGACAATCCCGACCCGTCCGTACGGTCTCGTCGGCCGTTACGTATGGCACAGATCGACGTTAAGAATGTGGAAGGCGATCCAGGCTGGTACAGTGTATCACTGAAGGTCCGCCCCCACTTCAAATACATGGGCGCCAACTTTACGCTGTCTCTTGTCGGCAAGCTCGACAAGCAATAGCAAATTTGAGCGACCATTGTCCGCGAAAGAATACGGGCCCATTGTTTCGCGGAACGTTTCGTTGCATCGTTTGTTTACGACAACCCATTCCTTCCCAGGAGGAACAGCATGGCTCTTACCGCGTATATGAAGGTCACCGGAAAGTCCCAAGGTCAAATCAAAGGCGACTGCACGCAGTCCGATTCCAACAAGAAAGATAACATTCTCGTTTACGATATCTCTCATACGATTGAAATTCCCAAGGACACCCATACCGGTCTGCCCACTGGTCAGCGTATTCACCATCCGCTCATCGTCATCACGCACGTCGGCCCGCAGAGCCCTAAACTGCTGAAATCGCTGTGTACCGGCGAACAGTGCACCGTAAATCTCTACTACTTCCGTATTAAAGATACGGGGGAAGAAGAAAACTACTTTAACGTCGAACTCGACGAAGCCATTATTGTGCAGAAGAAACACTTCACCCCCACGACGTTTCTTCCGGACAACAAACCCTATCATGATATGGAAGAGATTCAGTTTACGTATTCGAAGATTACTCATACCTACACAGATGGGAACATCGAATACACGGATTCGTGGAAAGATTCTTAGGCCGATGCTGCCCGTAGGCCGGTGTGTACCGACCTACGGGCTAATTCTTGTTGGAGACGAGAGACGACATGCATGAACTGCGTCTTTTGGAACGGATCCGAGACTTCGAAAAAAATACAACTCGTTCAGGTGAGATCGACCCACAACGTCTTCTCCAGTCGGTTATGCGGCATTTGCAAAAGCTGCTCAATACGCGACAAGGGTCTGTGCCGATCGATCCGGAATATGGGCTTGCCGACTTTACGGATTTGGCAACGAATTTCGGTACTGACATCATGCAAGAGCTTGAAGAAAATATCTCTATGGCCATCATGCGGTATGAACCACGCCTTGCCGATGTCGATGTCGA of the Desulfovibrio inopinatus DSM 10711 genome contains:
- the tssC gene encoding type VI secretion system contractile sheath large subunit; translation: MTDEQVKQEQQAQPAEATAGSLLDDIVQATKLKPTDEYYDVTKKGLQAFLEEMTKPDRKAERISGAAVDDMIAQIDKKLSSQVDQILHNRDFQKLESAWRSLRYLVDHTDFRQNIKIDIMNVTKQDLLDDFEDSPEVPKSGLYRRVYTAEYGQFGGQPYGAMVANFDFGPGPQDIKLLQYVASVATMSHAPFIAATSKEFFGIDDWSKLPDLKDLHSIFEMPQYTKWNSFRESEDARNVSLTLPRFLLRLPYGPETDPAKTFNYQEDVAGSTDDFAWGNTAFALAARLTDSFAKYRWCTNIIGPQGGGAVEDLPLYQFEAMGAIQTKIPTEVLISERREFELAEEGFVALTMRKGSDNAAFFSANSCQKPKFFGTSKEGKDAELNYKLSTQLPYMMIVNRLAHYIKVIQRENIGTWKERQDLESELNKWISQYVTEMDNPDPSVRSRRPLRMAQIDVKNVEGDPGWYSVSLKVRPHFKYMGANFTLSLVGKLDKQ
- the tssD gene encoding type VI secretion system tube protein TssD — protein: MALTAYMKVTGKSQGQIKGDCTQSDSNKKDNILVYDISHTIEIPKDTHTGLPTGQRIHHPLIVITHVGPQSPKLLKSLCTGEQCTVNLYYFRIKDTGEEENYFNVELDEAIIVQKKHFTPTTFLPDNKPYHDMEEIQFTYSKITHTYTDGNIEYTDSWKDS
- the tssE gene encoding type VI secretion system baseplate subunit TssE translates to MHELRLLERIRDFEKNTTRSGEIDPQRLLQSVMRHLQKLLNTRQGSVPIDPEYGLADFTDLATNFGTDIMQELEENISMAIMRYEPRLADVDVEFDRDPADALSLRFKIKGRIAVESLKTPVVFESVVQSDGKISIMS